A single genomic interval of Mangifera indica cultivar Alphonso chromosome 5, CATAS_Mindica_2.1, whole genome shotgun sequence harbors:
- the LOC123216622 gene encoding probable protein phosphatase 2C 15, with protein sequence MLAERLGNDEPTTQSTSSLFVCVVCQADLAPSEGISVHAGSIFSTSSKPWQGPFLCADCQNKKDAMEGKRPCGIKFTFLGGNIFIFGLDLGEDNKGLGGICKQPRLPSNIANTMPIG encoded by the exons ATGCTAGCTGAAAG ACTGGGAAACGATGAACCTACCACACAATCAACGTCCAGTCTTTTCGTGTGTGTTGTATGCCAAGCTGACCTTGCACCAAGCGAGGGCATCTCAGTTCATGCTGGTTCCATCTTCTCCACCAGCTCAAAACCCTGGCAAGGACCCTTTCTTTGTGCTGATTGTCAAAATAAGAAGGATGCCATGGAAGGAAAACGCCCTTGTGGAATTAAG TTCACTTTTCTTGGCGGAAATATCTTCATCTTTGGTCTTGATCTTGGAGAAGATAACAAAGGCTTGGGTGGAATTTGCAAACAACCAAGGCTCCCTTCAAACATAGCCAACACTATGCCCATT
- the LOC123216621 gene encoding PR5-like receptor kinase: MLIVVAFCIYKSLPYTSMVFCNKKSKSHQNIKEFLRKHGSLAPNRYSYSDVKIMTNSFRHKLGQGGYGSVYKGRLHDGCNVAVKVLTDSKGNGEEFINEVASVSRTAHVNIVTLLGYCFEGHRRALIYEFMSNGSLEKFIDKKSPLKSETLYQIAIGIARGLEYLHRGCSTRILHFDIKPSNILLDEDFCPKISDFGLAKICPNKESIVSMATARGTIGYIAPEIFLRNFGEVSHKSDVYSYGMMVLEMTGGRQNRNVEVQNTSEIYFPQWIYKCLEEGEELGLDGISNEEDKSCIRKMIIVSLWCIQTNPSDRPTMSGVVDMLEGNLDLLQIPPRPFLSSL; this comes from the coding sequence ATGTTGATAGTTGTAGCCTTTTGCATCTACAAATCGTTACCATATACTTCAATGGTGTTCTGCAACAAGAAAAGCAAGAGTCACCAAAACATCAAGGAATTTTTAAGGAAGCATGGATCACTTGCACCTAATAGATATAGTTATTCTGATGTTAAAATTATGACCAATTCATTTAGACATAAATTGGGTCAAGGAGGGTATGGAAGTGTTTACAAAGGTAGGCTACATGATGGTTGTAATGTCGCAGTGAAGGTCTTGACTGACTCTAAAGGTAATGGTGAAGAATTTATCAATGAGGTTGCTAGTGTTAGTAGGACTGCCCATGTCAACATAGTCACTCTTTTAGGCTATTGTTTTGAAGGTCATAGGAGAGCTCTCATCTACGAGTTTATGTCGAATGGATCTCTAGAGAAATTCATAGATAAAAAGAGTCCATTGAAGTCGGAAACATTGTACCAAATTGCAATAGGCATAGCTCGAGGGCTAGAGTATTTACACCGCGGTTGTAGCACAAGAATTTTGCACTTTGACATAAAGCCTTCGAACATTCTCCTTGATGAAGATTTTTGTCCAAAGATCTCTGATTTTGGTTTGGCCAAAATTTGCCCTAACAAAGAGAGTATCGTATCAATGGCAACTGCACGAGGTACTATTGGTTACATTGCTCctgaaatatttttaagaaattttggaGAGGTCTCTCACAAGTCAGATGTTTATAGTTATGGAATGATGGTTTTAGAAATGACTGGAGGAAGACAGAATAGAAATGTTGAAGTTCAAAATACTAGTGAAATATACTTTCCACAGTGGATTTACAAATGTCTTGAAGAAGGTGAAGAGCTTGGATTGGATGGTATTTCAAATGAAGAGGATAAAAGTTGTATAAGAAAGATGATAATAGTGAGTTTGTGGTGCATACAGACTAACCCCTCAGACAGGCCAACAATGAGCGGAGTGGTAGATATGTTGGAAGGCAACCTTGATTTGTTACAAATCCCACCAAGGCCTTTCTTATCTTCCCTCTAA